From Inquilinus sp. Marseille-Q2685:
GCTGGGCATCGAGACGCTGTCGCTGCGGATGGACCGGCACATCGAGAATGCGCAGAAGGTGGCGGAGTTCCTGTCCACCCACCCGGCGGTGGAGTGGGTGAACTATGCCGGCCTGCCGGGCTCGAAGTACCACGCTTTGGCCAAGAAGTACCTGCCGCGCGGCGCCGGCGCCGTCTTCACCTTCGGCGTCAAAGGCGGCTTCGACGCCGGCGTGAAGGTGGTCGAGGGCGTGGAGCTGCTGAGCCACCTGGCCAATATCGGCGACGCCCGCTCGCTGATCATCCACCCGGCCTCGACCACCCACCGCCAGCTGACGCCGGAGGGGCTGCGCGCCGCCGGCGCCGGGCCGGAGGTGATCCGCCTGTCGATCGGCCTGGAATCGGTCGGCGACATCATCGCCGACCTCGACCAGGCGCTGCGGGCCGCGACGGGGGCGTAACTGCGACTATCCGCCGGCTCCCTCGAGGAGCCGGCGCTCGCGGGCGAAGATCGCGGCGATGGCGTCCATCGCCAGCCGCATCCGGGGCGAGCGGCGCAGGTCCTCATGGATGCCGATCCAGATCTCGCGGCTGCCGCCCCCCTCGCGGTCGGCCTCGACGCAGGTGAGGCCCGCATCGGCCTCGCCGACGAAGCAGGGCAAGGCGGCGATGCCGATGCCGGCGCGGGCGGCGGTGAGCAGCGTGGTCATGTCGTTGCTGCGCAGCACCAGCGGCCGCGGCCCGGCGAAGGCCAGCATCCAGCGATGCTGCGGCAGCTCGCCCGAGGAGTCGTCGTCGCCCAGGAACACCCAGTCCTCCGGCCGCCGGCCTTCCAGATAGGACGGCGCGGCGTAGAGGCCGAAGGCCATGGTGCCGACGCGGCGGGCCACGGCGCCGTGCTCGGTCGGCCGCGACAGGCGCAGCACCAGGTCGGCCTCGCGCTGGCCCAGCAGCGCCGCCCGCTTCTCGCCGATCAGGGTCAGCACGATGCCGGGATGGGCGGCCAGGAACGGTCCGAGACGCGGCGCCACGAAGTGGTTGGCCAGGAATGGCGGGGCCGAGACCGTGACCGGCCCGGCAACCCCGGCGCCGCCGGCGGCGCGCCGGACGAAGGCCAGCGCCTCCTCCTCCAGCCGCGCCGCGTCCTCGACCAGGCGTTCGCCCTCCGCGGTCAGGCGCCAGCCGCGCGGCAGCCGGTCGAACAGCCGGGTGCCAAGCGCCGCCTCCAGCGCATCGACCCGCCGGGCCACGGTGGTGTGCTCGACGCCCAGCCGGCGCGAGGCGGCGGACAGCGAGCCGGCCCGCGCCAGGGCCAGGAAGTAGCGGACATCACCCCATTCCATCCGTGCATCTTTGCACGGATTTCGTGCGAATTCCCGGACTTCCGAACGGATCATACCGGATCCATCTTCGCCCGACCGAACCGAGGAGGCCGCATGTCCACCACCACCCGCGCCATCCGCATCCACGCCACCGGCGGGCCGGAGGCGCTGTCGCTCGACACCGTCACCCTGGCCGAGCCCGGTCCGGGCGAGATCCTGGTCCGGCAGCGCTTCGCCGGGGTCAATTTCGTCGACATCTACCACCGCACCGGCCTCTACGGTCAGCCGGCCCTGCCGGCCGGGCTGGGCGTCGAAGGCGCCGGCACGGTGGAGCGGGTGGGCCCGGGCGTGACCGGCTTCCGCGAGGGCGACCGCATCGCCTATGCCGGGCTGCCCGCCGGCAGCTACGCCGAACGCCGGCTG
This genomic window contains:
- a CDS encoding LysR family transcriptional regulator, with the translated sequence MEWGDVRYFLALARAGSLSAASRRLGVEHTTVARRVDALEAALGTRLFDRLPRGWRLTAEGERLVEDAARLEEEALAFVRRAAGGAGVAGPVTVSAPPFLANHFVAPRLGPFLAAHPGIVLTLIGEKRAALLGQREADLVLRLSRPTEHGAVARRVGTMAFGLYAAPSYLEGRRPEDWVFLGDDDSSGELPQHRWMLAFAGPRPLVLRSNDMTTLLTAARAGIGIAALPCFVGEADAGLTCVEADREGGGSREIWIGIHEDLRRSPRMRLAMDAIAAIFARERRLLEGAGG